Below is a genomic region from Thermodesulfobacteriota bacterium.
ACCCGACGCCGGCCGCGCCCGGCACGCGCTGGTGGCAAGCGGGCTGGCCCTCGACTTTCCCGGTGATCCACCCCTTTCTCGCTTCCACCACCAGATGGACCTGCGCCTGGGTTGCCTGGAGGGCCGCCGGCCGGCCTGGGGACACCTTCCCCCTCTGCTTCTGGTCGACAGCGACGTCAAGGTGGAGATCCACCCTTCCTTTGACTGGCACCCCAGACTTCTACCGCCAGCATTGACAGCGGCGATCTGGTCCCGGATCCAGGCGACGCCAGGCTGGCCCGGGGTGGCTTTCCTCGCCCCCGAGGACGAGCTGCGCCTGCTTCTCGCCCATCTTCTCTATCACGCGGCGGACGGCGGCCTGCCGCTTCTCCTCTACCTGGATCTGGCCTTGGCCTGGGGCGCGCCATCCTGGCGATCGGGCGGCGAGGATGTGGACGATCCCGAGGCCCGTGGCGCCCTGGCCCTGGCGGTGGCGGCCCTCGGCGATCCGGCCACGGCCGGTGGGCTGGGTCCGGCCTGGCCCTGGCGCCGGCTCTGTCTGGAAAGCTGTGCTGCCGTCGGCTCGTCACCATCCGGTGCCGGCGAGGACGGCCGCTGGCTGGTCGAGCGCTGGCGGATGCTCGGTCAGGTCCCGGGCTGGGGCAACCGACTGCGCTACCTGGCCGGTTGGCTTGTCCCCTCGCCAGCCTTCATGCGAGCATCCCTCACGGCAGACACCCCGGCAAGGCTCGTGGCAGCGTACTGGCGGCGCTTGGCCGGTATCGTCGGCCGGGGGCTCCGGGGCTTGCTGCCGAGCCGGGGAGCGGGATCCCGGTGACTCCCCCCGCGGAATGATCCTGAACCTCCACCCCCCCGAGCATGAATGGCAGGAGGGTTAACCGGGGGGCGCGATGCTGGTCGGCCAAAGGGTCGGGCAGTGGTGAGAACGTTCTGATGGCCGTGTCCCTTCAAGGGTTGGCCCGCAGGATCAGGACCGGCGACCGGGGGCCGTGGCTGCTGCCGCAGTCCGCGCGCACCGCCCCCAGAGGGACATGTCGGCGGGGAGCGGGAACACTACTTCAGTACGGTTGCCGAGAGGGAAGAGCTGCACCCAGGTCGGGCGCGGGAATCGGGCCAGGAGCAAGGCGTACCCGCTGGCGCCCGGGACCGAGCTCCAGCGCAGCACAGTGCGGCCGGGCCGCAAGGTCGGTCGCAGGTCCGGGGCGGCGAGCCGGTTGGTCTTGAAGTCGAAGCTGTCGAACCCGTCGTCGCAGTCCACCCGCCAGGCATAAAGCGGATAGCGGCCACGGTGGTGGCTGTCCAGTAGCTGGCCTCCCGGGTGCCCGGGAAGAAGCGCCGGTCCACCGCTGGAACAGGCGGTCGTGAGCCACCAGGCTCCGCAACTCCCGGATGGTGGGTAATCCTCGGCCGGGGCTACCGGTTCATCCCGGTTTGGACAGCCGGGCCGGAGCTGGCCATCCCCGGCATTCTCTGGAACTGGATCAAGCCGGATGCCTGGTGCGCCTAGTTCGTCCTCGGCTCCCGGCAGGGCGATCCCACGCCGCCGGTACCCAGTGCGGGCAGTCTCTTCCGCCGCCAGCGCTGATTCTTGCCCTGTGCGGCCGCTGGCCGGGTAGGGAAGGGCGGCAGGGGCCGTTTCCAGCCTCAGAGCATCAGCGCAAGAAGCTCCTGCCGCAGCCGCTCCACCTGCCTCAGCCCCCGGTTGGGGGAGAGATCCCAGCCGTAGAAGCCGAGGTTCTCGGTCAGGTCCTGCTGCTGGCGATAGAACTCCCGCTGGGCGGCGAGGCTGCCGGGAGGAAGCGGCTGCCAGCCCGCGCCCTCGAAGGCCCGCAGGGAGACGATCAGCGGGTAGCGCCCCCGCCGTACCGCCAGGAAGGAGGCGATCTGCTGGCGCTGGCGGTCGCCCACCTGCGGGTTGACGTAGGCGTGCATCTCCAGGATGTCGAAGGCCCCTTCCGTGAAGAAGGCGGCGAACTCCTCCCGGGTCACGCAGTTGGTGCTGAGCATCACCGGCCGTTCCGGGTCAAG
It encodes:
- a CDS encoding nucleotidyltransferase family protein — protein: MPAAAPGNTLDPAQQALVDLVAGRPAAVRDWQAVILLARRNRVAAFLGSRIGQLSPSPPAEIARTLAMHHLATRAANRRLMAGLAAIGRQLAGLGLVAVPVKGASLILRLYPDPGQRSMSDLDLWVAGPDAGRARHALVASGLALDFPGDPPLSRFHHQMDLRLGCLEGRRPAWGHLPPLLLVDSDVKVEIHPSFDWHPRLLPPALTAAIWSRIQATPGWPGVAFLAPEDELRLLLAHLLYHAADGGLPLLLYLDLALAWGAPSWRSGGEDVDDPEARGALALAVAALGDPATAGGLGPAWPWRRLCLESCAAVGSSPSGAGEDGRWLVERWRMLGQVPGWGNRLRYLAGWLVPSPAFMRASLTADTPARLVAAYWRRLAGIVGRGLRGLLPSRGAGSR